One Micromonospora sp. FIMYZ51 genomic window carries:
- a CDS encoding aldo/keto reductase, with translation MVDYRPFGRTGVRISTLTLGAMNFGQRGNPDHSDGIRIIHRALDEGINSIDTADVYSHGESEEIVGKALAGGRRDDVFLATKFHGQVGDNPHHRGNSRRWITRAVENSLRRLNTDWIDLYQVHRPEPDTDFDDTLGALSDLVRQGKVRYIGTSTFEPSAIVEGQWIAQRRNRERVVSEQPPYSILARGIEREVLPVAQRYGLAVIPWSPLAGGWLSGRYHGGLDAPISRRADRFPARFDPTLPANAAKLAAVDQLAALADEAGLSLIHLAIAFVLEHPAVTSAIIGPRTLAHLESQLDAAKVTLSRDVLDRIDVIVPPGTTLNPADAGYQPPSLTDPGVRRRGPGSAALVGGAQ, from the coding sequence ATGGTTGACTATCGACCCTTCGGACGCACCGGCGTGCGGATCAGCACGCTGACGCTGGGCGCGATGAACTTCGGTCAACGGGGCAACCCGGACCACTCCGACGGCATCCGCATCATCCACCGGGCGCTCGACGAAGGCATCAACTCCATCGATACCGCTGACGTCTACTCGCACGGCGAATCCGAGGAGATCGTCGGCAAGGCCCTCGCCGGCGGACGTCGGGACGACGTTTTTCTCGCCACCAAGTTCCACGGCCAGGTCGGCGACAACCCGCACCACCGGGGCAACTCGCGCCGCTGGATCACCCGCGCCGTGGAGAACAGCCTGCGCAGGCTGAACACCGACTGGATCGACCTGTACCAGGTGCACCGACCGGAGCCCGACACCGACTTCGACGACACCCTCGGCGCGCTCAGCGACCTGGTGCGCCAGGGCAAGGTCCGCTACATCGGCACCTCCACCTTCGAGCCGTCGGCCATCGTGGAAGGCCAGTGGATCGCGCAGCGACGCAACCGCGAGCGGGTGGTCAGCGAGCAGCCGCCGTACTCGATCCTGGCGCGTGGGATCGAACGCGAGGTGCTGCCCGTGGCCCAGCGGTACGGGCTGGCGGTGATTCCGTGGAGTCCACTCGCCGGCGGTTGGCTGTCCGGGCGCTACCACGGTGGGCTGGACGCCCCGATCTCCCGTCGCGCCGACCGGTTCCCGGCCCGGTTCGACCCGACCCTGCCGGCAAACGCCGCCAAGCTGGCCGCCGTCGACCAGCTTGCGGCCCTCGCGGACGAGGCCGGGCTCTCACTCATCCACCTGGCCATCGCGTTCGTCCTGGAACATCCCGCGGTCACCTCGGCGATCATCGGACCGCGCACCCTGGCCCACCTGGAATCGCAGCTCGACGCCGCCAAGGTCACGCTGTCCCGCGACGTGCTGGACCGCATCGACGTCATCGTTCCTCCCGGCACCACCCTGAACCCCGCCGACGCCGGCTATCAGCCGCCGTCGCTGACCGATCCGGGGGTGCGCCGTCGCGGTCCCGGGTCGGCGGCCCTCGTTGGAGGAGCCCAGTGA
- a CDS encoding LLM class flavin-dependent oxidoreductase has translation MLHLNAFLMGVGHHEAAWRLPESNPFAQTEVEHFKRLARIAERGKLDSLFLADSPVLWNSIGRRPGGTLEPTVLLAALAGVTNHIGLIATASTTYNEPFNLARRFASLDHISGGRAGWNIVTTAGEKAARNFNLDELPAHRDRYERAAEFVEVSLKLWDSWDDAAPLGDKDAGRWGDDDLLYPPEHVGRHFRVAGPLNVPRSPQGYPLLVQAGSSEDGKELAARYAEAVFTAQQTLGEAQEFYRDLKRRTEQAGRDPDTLKILPGIVPAIGATEAEARALEDELDRLIKPEYARQQLATTLRVDPEDLDLDKELPADLPGEDQIEGAKSRYTLIVTLARRERLTVRQLIGRLGGGRGHRTFAGTPEQVADAIEQWYRSGAADGFNIMPPVLPSGLEAFVDHVVPILQRRGLFRTEYTATTLREHYGLPRPANQYSKQLAAVSR, from the coding sequence ATGCTGCACCTCAACGCCTTCCTGATGGGCGTCGGCCATCACGAGGCGGCCTGGCGGCTGCCGGAGAGCAACCCGTTCGCGCAGACCGAGGTCGAGCACTTCAAGCGTCTCGCCCGGATCGCCGAACGCGGCAAGCTCGACTCGCTCTTTCTTGCCGACAGCCCGGTGCTGTGGAACAGCATCGGCCGGCGGCCGGGCGGCACGCTCGAGCCGACAGTGCTCCTCGCCGCGCTCGCTGGCGTGACCAACCACATCGGCCTGATCGCCACCGCCTCGACGACGTACAACGAGCCGTTCAACCTGGCCCGTCGGTTCGCGTCGCTGGACCACATCAGCGGTGGCCGCGCCGGCTGGAACATCGTCACCACGGCGGGCGAGAAGGCGGCCCGCAATTTCAACCTGGACGAGTTGCCCGCCCACCGGGACCGGTATGAGCGGGCTGCGGAGTTCGTCGAGGTGTCGCTCAAGCTCTGGGACAGCTGGGACGATGCCGCGCCGCTCGGTGACAAGGACGCCGGCCGGTGGGGCGACGACGACCTGCTCTACCCACCGGAGCATGTCGGGCGACACTTCCGGGTGGCCGGTCCGCTCAACGTTCCCCGCTCGCCGCAGGGCTACCCGCTGCTGGTGCAGGCCGGGTCGTCGGAGGACGGCAAGGAACTGGCCGCTCGCTACGCCGAGGCCGTCTTCACCGCCCAGCAGACCCTGGGCGAGGCCCAGGAGTTCTACCGCGACCTGAAGCGGCGTACCGAGCAGGCCGGTCGCGACCCGGACACCCTCAAGATCCTGCCGGGCATTGTCCCGGCGATCGGCGCCACCGAGGCCGAGGCCCGCGCGCTGGAGGACGAACTCGACCGGCTGATCAAACCGGAGTACGCCCGCCAGCAACTCGCCACCACGCTGCGGGTCGACCCGGAAGACCTCGACCTGGACAAGGAACTCCCCGCCGACCTGCCCGGCGAGGACCAGATCGAGGGTGCCAAGAGCCGCTACACCCTCATCGTCACACTGGCCCGACGGGAACGGCTGACGGTACGCCAATTGATCGGTCGGCTCGGCGGCGGGCGCGGGCACCGCACCTTCGCCGGCACCCCTGAGCAGGTCGCCGATGCCATCGAGCAGTGGTACCGCAGCGGCGCTGCCGACGGCTTCAACATCATGCCACCGGTGCTGCCGTCCGGGCTGGAGGCCTTCGTCGACCACGTCGTGCCGATCCTGCAACGCCGCGGGCTGTTCCGCACCGAGTACACCGCAACGACCCTGCGCGAGCACTACGGGCTGCCCCGACCGGCCAACCAGTACAGCAAACAGCTCGCCGCCGTCTCGCGTTGA
- a CDS encoding ABC transporter ATP-binding protein, with protein sequence MTATGTVRVHRLVRGFGSRAVLDGFDLEIGSGEFVALLGRSGSGKSTLLRALAGLDSDVDGSGVIEVPEKSSVVFQDARLLPWQRVLDNVVLGLRGSNAHERGRAALAEVGLAGRENAWPNELSGGEQQRVALARALVSEPELLLADEPFGALDALTRLRMHDLLRELYARHRPTVLLVTHDVDEAVTLADRVLLLDSGRIAVDLTIDLPAQRSHRQPQFLAYRETLLRALGVNHSEG encoded by the coding sequence CTGACCGCCACCGGGACGGTACGGGTCCACCGGCTGGTGCGCGGCTTCGGAAGCCGGGCTGTCCTGGACGGGTTCGACCTGGAGATCGGCTCAGGCGAGTTCGTCGCCCTGCTGGGCCGCAGCGGTTCGGGAAAGAGCACCCTGCTGCGTGCACTCGCCGGCCTGGACAGCGACGTCGACGGCTCAGGCGTGATCGAGGTGCCGGAGAAGTCCTCGGTCGTGTTCCAGGATGCCCGGCTGCTGCCCTGGCAGCGCGTGCTGGACAACGTCGTTCTCGGCCTACGCGGATCCAATGCCCACGAGCGCGGCCGGGCGGCCCTCGCCGAGGTCGGCCTCGCCGGGCGGGAGAATGCCTGGCCGAACGAGTTGTCCGGTGGCGAACAGCAGCGGGTGGCACTGGCCCGGGCCCTGGTGTCCGAGCCGGAACTGCTGCTGGCCGACGAGCCCTTCGGCGCGCTTGACGCGTTGACCCGGCTGCGCATGCACGATCTGCTGCGCGAACTGTACGCCCGGCACCGGCCCACGGTGCTGCTCGTCACGCACGACGTCGACGAGGCCGTCACGCTTGCCGACCGAGTGCTGCTGCTCGACAGCGGACGGATAGCCGTCGACCTCACCATCGATCTCCCGGCGCAGCGCTCGCACCGGCAGCCGCAGTTCCTCGCGTACCGCGAAACGCTGCTGCGAGCCCTCGGCGTCAACCACTCGGAAGGATGA